The following are encoded together in the Rhizoctonia solani chromosome 10, complete sequence genome:
- a CDS encoding nicotinamide mononucleotide adenylyltransferase, which translates to MAETRSPVPPTPPRADSFSTGQTLVNQTGQTAPSPYEKHRLQEVTVEGYRTLGVVSTFIAGVESQCIGLVSDYNGIDHPRLREASSALLLIGLSLSTLGAALSLLSARWFDLLRADQLKMLEYRWDCAVKKAEAGREKHNSKVGDTSKAESTSKEASKDDSLKDSHTATPNIRKHIDEFNASNWRARWRDNLMAFAIRSPVPVVFW; encoded by the exons ATGGCTGAAACTCGATCGCCCGTTCCTCCAACCCCACCGAGGGCCG ATTCATTTTCTACCGGCCAAACTCTTGTCAATCAAACCGGCCAAACAGCTCCAAGTCCATATGAGAAACATAGACTACAGGAG GTAACTGTCGAGG GATATCGGACTCTGGGCGTCGTCTCGACCTTCATTGCTGGAGTTGAATCGCAATGCATTGGGCTAGTCTCCGATTATAATGGAATCGACCATCCAAGACTTAGAGAGGCCTCAAGCGCACTATTATTAATTGGTCTATCTTTGTCAACGCTCGGAGCTGCCCTTTCACTACTTTCTGCTCGGTGGTTTGA CTTATTGAGGGCCGATCAACTGAAGATGCTAGAGTACCGATGGGATTGTGCAGTAAAAAAAGCAGAAGCTGGAAGGGAAAAACATAATTCAAAAGTAGGAGACACTTCAAAGGCAGAGTCCACTTCGAAAGAGGCTTCCAAGGACGACAGTCTCAAAGACAGCCACACGGCAACACCTAACATACGAAAGCACATTGACGAATTTAATGCTAGTAACTGGAGAGCTCGCTGGAGAGATAATTTAATGGCTTTTGCTATTCGTTCGCCCGTACCTGTTGTTTTTTGGTAA
- a CDS encoding 26S proteasome regulatory subunit rpn-1, which yields MPEVPLPVAPVTSDDPKKKDEEKAKQDAQGSAGKPNGDKKEGEGEELSEEDQQLRNELEMLAERLKEPDTSLYKPALETLRTLIRTSTSSMTSVPKPLKFLRPLYPELQELYEKWPASDDKNLFADILSVLAMTYSDTQPRGTLKYRLASTAASKTPSDPGSWGHEYIRHLAAELGAEYLLRTGTGGEPGQEKLPGKEGDEGIEELRELGLTCAKFLLKHNAEADAVDLLLELECIDRITSLVDTNTYARVCLYMVSCVNLLPPPDDLAFLRTAHEIYINNSKFPEALALAIRIGEPELIAKDFKAPGNALMKRQLAYILARAQTPIDWVQEQSEDENEMDPVEMPEDLLECLSNTKLSTHFKAFGKEVGAEEARTLEEVYKSHLEPARSMTTVDSARANLAGTFVNAFVNAGFGNDKLMVTAEEGNSWIYKNKDHGMLSAAASLGLSLLWDTDLGLSQVDKYTYAEEEYIKAGALLATGILHCGIRTETDAVIALLADYVENKSVPLRTSASIGIGIAYAGAYRQSLAELLLPLVADETLSMEVSSLAALAIGFIFVGSCNGEVAMTILQTLMERDESALSDKWTRFMILGLALLYLGRQDASDATIEALRAVSHPVAKQALVLVEICSFAGTSNVLKVQRMLHECNDHIEGDDSFQAFAVIGIALVAMGEDVGAEMSLRQFQHLMHYGSPTIRKAVPLALGLISASNPQLSILDTLSKYSHDNDLAVALNAIFAMGLVGAGTNNARLAQMLRQLAGYYHKEPDCLFMVRIAQGLVHMGKGTLSINPFFNDRSIMSKPAVAGILATLIAFTDAKAFILDKSHWMLYFLVTAMYPRFMITLDEKLESLPVTVRVGQAVDVVGLAGKPRTISGFQTHQSPVRLGTTERAELGTEEYIPYAAVLEGFVILEKNPGYVDESKMEM from the exons ATGCCTGAAGTACCCCTCCCCGTAGCGCCCGTCACATCGGATGACCCCAAGAAAAAGGACGAGGAAAAGGCCAAGCAAGATGCTCAGGGTTCCGCTGGAAAGCCAAACGGCGACAAGAAGGAAGGTGAAGGCGAAGAGCTG TCAGAGGAAGATCAGCAACTTCGTAATGAGCTCGAGATGCTTGCAGAGCGCCTCAAG GAACCCGATACTTCCTTGTACAAACCGGCTCTGGAGACACTGAGGACCTTGATCCGAACGTCTACCTCTTCAATGACATCGGTCCCAAAACCCCTAAAGTTCTTGAGACCTTTGTACCCGGAATTGCAAGAATTGTATGAGAAATGGCCCGCTTCAGACGACAAG AATCTATTCGCGGACATACTTTCCGTCCTTGCCATGACCTATTCGGATACTCAGCCTCGCGGGACCCTAAAATACCGCCTGGCATCGACTGCCGCTTCTAAAACCCCCTCCGACCCAGGATCCTGGGGCCATGAATACATCAGACACCTGGCTGCTGAGCTTGGTGCAGAATATCTACTGCGTACCGGTACAGGTGGGGAGCCTGGCCAAGAAAAGTTACCCGGGAAAGAGGGCGACGAGGGAATAGAAGAGCTCCGAGAGTTGGGTCTTACTTGTGCCAAGTTCTTGCTCAAGCATAACGCCGAAGCGGATGCTGTCGATCTATTACTTGAGCTGGAGTGCATAGACCGTATAACATCACTGGTGGATACGAACACTTACGCGAGGGTGTGTCTGTATATGGTTTC TTGCGTCAACTTGCTTCCTCCTCCCGATGATCTTGCTTTCCTCCGAACTGCACACGAGATTTACATCAACAACTCAAAATTCCCCGAAGCACTTGCACTGGCGATTAGGATAGGAGAACCCGAGCTAATTGCAAAGGATTTCAAGGCCCCGGGCAACGC ACTTATGAAACGGCAACTCGCTTATATCCTGGCCCGGGCCCAAACACCAATTGACTGGGTGCAAGAACAGTCAGAGGATGAGAACGAGATGGATCCCGTAGAGATGCCGGAGGACCTATTGGAATGCTTAAGCAATACCAAATTATCGACGCACTTCAAGGCGTTCGGGAAGGAGGTTGGAGCCGAAGAGGCACGCACTTTGGAGGAAGTCTACAAGAGTCATCTTGAGCCTGCCC GATCAATGACCACCGTCGATTCGGCACGCGCGAATCTTGCTGGAACCTTTGTAAATGCGTTTGTGAACGCCGGATTTGGGAACGACAAGCTCATGGTCACGGCCGAAGAAGGCAACAGCTGGATTTATAAGAATAAGGATCACG GCATGCTCAGTGCTGCTGCCAGTCTTGGCCTCAGTTTACTATGGGATACTGACCTTGGGCTCAGCCAAGTCGATAAGTATACTTATGCCGAAGAAGAATATATCAAG GCTGGGGCCCTTCTGGCAACTGGTATCCTGCACTGCGGAATCCGTACCGAAACCGACGCAGTTATCGCGTTATTGGCAGATTATGTCGAGAACAAGAGCGTACCACTTAGGACATCTGCATCAATCGG TATTGGCATCGCATATGCAGGAGCATATCGCCAGAGCTTAGCAGAGCTATTGCTCCCACTCGTCGCTGATGAAACACTCAGTATGGAAGTCTCTTCCCTTGCAGCCCTTGCTATTGGCTTTATTTTCGTCGGAAGTTGCAACGGCGAGGTCGCGATGACCATCCTTCAAACCCTGATGGAGCGTGATGAGTCGGCGCTTAGCGACAAGTGGACCCGATTCATGATTCTGGGGCTGGCATTATTATACCTTG GTCGACAGGATGCCTCGGATGCAACAATCGAGGCCTTGCGCGCTGTGTCCCATCCGGTTGCCAAACAGGCACTTGTACTCGTTGAAATATGTTCGTTTGCCGGGACAAGTAATGTTCTCAAGGTCCAAAGGATGTTGCACGAATGCAATGATCACATCGAAGGGGACGACTCCTTCCAGGCGTTTGCCGTCATTGGTATCGCCCTAGTTGCAATGGGCGAGGACGTTGGCGCCGAGATGTCGTTAAGACAATTCCAGCACTTG ATGCATTACGGCTCTCCGACTATTCGAAAGGCAGTTCCTCTGGCGTTGGGTCTCATCAGCGCATCCAATCCTCAGCTAAGCATCCTCGACACTCTTTCCAAATATAGCCACGACAACGACCTTGCCGTCGCCCTTAATGCCATATTCGCTATGGGTCTTGTCGGCGCCGGCACCAACAACGCAAGGCTTGCACAGATGCTGCGACAACTGGCTGGTTACTACCATAAGGAACCCGATTGCTTATTCATGGTGCGCATTGCTCAGGGCCTGGTCCATATGGGCAAGGGTACTTTGAGTATCAACCCATTCTTCAACGACCGCAGTATCATGTCCAAGCCTGCTGTTGCTGGAATTCTTGCCACACTTATTGCATTTACGGATGCGAAAGCTT TCATTCTCGATAAATCTCACTGGATGCTCTACTTCTTGGTTACCGCAATGTATCCTAGGTTTATGATTACTTTAGACGAGAAGCTCGAGAGCCTTCCGGTCACAGTGCGCGTTGGTCAG GCTGTCGATGtcgttggcttggcaggtaaACCTCGAACCATATCTGGATTCCAAACACATCAGTCGCCTGTACGGTTGGGAACAACAGAACGTGCTGAGTTGGGCACAGAGGAGTATATTCCATACGCAGCGGTGCTGGAAGGCTTTGTTATTTTAGAAAAGAATCCTGGTTATGTGGACGAGTCAAAGATGGAAATGTGA
- a CDS encoding Sugar (and other) transporter: protein MTLKRVEDRPTPREVYNWRPYLLALIAGWGVPYLPVFLSLEVLNIISNAYVCTRSYDSAFIGGTIELLAFQAQFGLDQLSEDELAFTSSNIVSTYQAGCFFGCIAAFFIVETFGRRITLQCSSALFCLGAGLMLGAKHSLGMIFLGRIVGGLGVGGVSLATPLYIAEIAPPSIRGQLVGFYEIFLQAGGVVGFWINFGISEHVSFGSKQWHIPVAVQLIPGGLLLVASVSLRETPRWLYRKGQLNDAIVNLSWIRNLPADHPYIQQEMEGIRAQFQREMQENGTGGFMTKLKELTKPGIRNRLGVGMCIMMCQNLTGMNAINYYSPTIFSSIGITGTNNSLFATGIYGVVKMVATLIALVWLVDRVGRRKPLIAGAVVGALAMYYIAGFVAVAKPSNVGSPSPAGKFAAACIYIFAVAFCMSWNGISWIICSEIFPLSVRALGQAITSATQWLWQFVIARSTPYMIKNIGYGTYLFFGSCMVLMIPWVYFILPETKGVSLEDMDRLFGYCPHGDNVVIEEGLSKGEIVEREVVGSGVHGQI, encoded by the exons ATGACACTAAAACGGGTCGAAGATCGGCCAACTCCAAGGGAAGTCTACA ACTGGCGCCCTTATCTACTCGCATTGATTGCTGGATGGGGCG TACCCTACCTCCCGGTCTTTCTTTCGCTCGAAGTTCTCAACATAATTTCTAATGCATATGTATGCACCCGCAGCTATGATTCAGCATTCATTGGCGGAACTATTGAGCTCCTTGCATTTCAAGCCCAGTTTGGTTTAGATCAACTGAGTGAAGACGAATTGGCCTTCACAAGTTCGAATATTGTGTCCACGTACCAAGCCG GTTGCTTTTTCGGGTGCATAGCTGCTTTCTTCATAGTGGAAACATTCGGACGAAGAATAACACTACAGTGCTCATCCGCTCTATTTTGTCTGGGTGCTGGGCTGATGCTGGGGGCAAAGCATTC CTTGGGAATGATTTTTCTTGGACGCATTGTCGGAGGACTAGGTGTGGGCGGGGTGTCACTTGCAACGC CACTCTACATTGCCGAAATTGCACCTCCCTCCATACGTGGTCAGCTAGTTGGGTTCTATGAGATTTTTCTACAAGCAGGAGGTGTTGTAGGATTTTGGATCAA TTTTGGTATTTCTGAGCATGTCTCATTTGGGTCAAAACAATGGCATATTCCTGTGGCTGTTCAACTAA ttcctggtggtcttCTTTTGGTCGCGTCTGTTTCCCTTCGCGAAACTCCGCGCTGGTTGTATCGCAAGGGGCAGCTTAATGACGCTATCGTGAACTTATCCTGGATAAGAAATCTGCCCGCCGACCACCCTTATATTCAGCAAGAGATGGAAGGGATTCGAGCTCAGTTTCAACGTGAAATGCAGGAAAATGGCACCGGAGGATTTATGACCAAACTAAAGGAACTAACAAAACCTGGGATCAGAAATAGGCTCGGGGTAGGGATGTGTATAATGATGTGTCAGAATTTGACTG GAATGAATGCCATCAAT TATTATTCTCCCACCATTTTTAGCTCGATTGGTATAACTGGGACGAATAACTCTCTATTTGCGACT GGCATTTATGGAGTAGTAAAAATGGTAGCTACGCTCATCGCTCTCGTCTGGCTTGTTGATCGTGTTGGGCGCCGAAAACCATTGATTGCTGGTGCTGTGGTCGGCGCGCTTGCTATGTATTA CATCGCGGGCTTTGTAGCCGTCGCTAAGCCTAGTAATGTAGGAAGCCCTAGCCCCGCTGGCAAATTCGCTGCTGCATGCATCTACATCTTCGCTGTGGCGTTTTGT ATGTCGTGGAATGGGATCTCATGGATCATCTGTTCGGAGATCTTCCCACTCAGTGTGCGTGCACTCGGGCAGGCAATCACTTCCGCCACACAGTGGTTATGGCAGTTTGTCATTGCGCGTTCCACACCTTATATGATTAAGAACATCGGATATGGTACATACCTG TTTTTTGGATCATGCATGGTATTGATGATTCCTTGGGTGTATTTCATCCTTCCAGAGA CCAAGGGCGTGTCGCTTGAGGACATGGACAGGTTGTTTGGATACTGCCCGCACGGAGACAATGTGGTGATCGAAGAGGGGTTAAGCAAAGGCGAAATTGTCGAAAGAGAGGTAGTTGGATCAGGCGTACATGGGCAGATTTAA
- a CDS encoding structural maintenance of chromosomes protein, whose amino-acid sequence MAKRAANGAVSEAESVHGSKRARHEQPHDSEDEHEEEEPRSTQPTLTQAQRDLAIGDDEAFEAKYRDQVRREIEEKGARRAQKTGEIAEYGIIEKIELVNFMCHARTTVQFGPQINFVIGHNGSGKSAVLSGIAIALGGRTASTGRGTGLKSFIKEGENAAEVAITLKNEGPDAYRPDIYGEAIRVSRRFTDKGSSSYAIKGAKDKFKKTISSKREELTNITDHMNLQVDNPVVVLTQDTSRQFLASSKPKDKYQFFLNGTSLTQLSDEYETILESLKKTETILQSKQTVVPDLKRQFTEAQGKYREAQAAQQQSQRVDDLEKELAWAHMKRKKIQMEALVTDHETGKKNVEKAQSHVDGAKNELKKAEDEINSVNQQEAEDDNAGSLEEQRRRIREDMKSKKDRLREAKSQMSEMNNALQQCNSAIKELTEKINVEEAKLQDDRRGLREKLNSDMERVTKQSKIEESNLSECQANIKNLSQLIQTKQTERREVIDSREKLREAITSVQHNIKRLEDSQRNAINRFGSNLHRALVDIDRHAWKGQKPLGPLGQYVELKDGRWAELMRIYLGGLMASFAVTDARDREPLSKILQNHGNTYVSRCLFAIGHLFDYSRGEPPAEVLTPLRILTVKHEWVIRLMINSAFIERTCLTRTRAEAQQLLDTVQGVNVVLSADLMRSQKYPDGGFFTSGMRKLRSEDRANWYFTATGSDEQIRIEREKLASLEEEYKSIEPRLNEIDTEGKAMSMKIRELQKSETNIRAKVFKLKDERARLNEQAEEEAPASVQGLQEARKEEEERKQSILDQFKAVAEREAVLNSELKPLVEKLDNIRKQAEQTERRNIENKRKLEPLLERRLMAVKKVEHYQKKLEDAMKDLEEAAQAEGIVVTEYDEWLREALTISQPIETDRTPESIDAEIEIIKKALRDRERRHGQSIEEIAQEVQSTQEALDKTRQELKSIKSFNKGLQLAMNLRLDTWHIFRRHISLRTKQQFSYYLGQRGYRGSIDFDHKSHTLDLRVITDEANPHAKDKDPKALSGGEKSFSTICLLMSLWEALGCPIRCLDEFDVFMDQVNRHIAMQTMVSTAKASDKKQYIIITPLDVSSNIAAGVRIHKMADPERGQTQLPYVAA is encoded by the exons CGAACGACCGTTCAATTTGGTCCCCAAATCAACTTTGTTATCGGTCATAACGGATCCGGCAAGTCTGCAGTGCTTAGTGGGATTGCAATTGCGTTGGGTGGAAGAACCGCGAGCACTGGGCGAGGAACGGGCTTGAAGAGTTTTATCAAGGAGGGAGAGAA TGCGGCGGAAGTGGCTATCACGCTCAAGAACGAAGGGCCTGATGCCTATCGCCCTGATATTTATGGGGAGGCAATTCGCGTCTCAAGAAGGTTTACAGATAAAG GGTCGAGTTCTTATGCGATCAAAGGCGCCAAGGACAAGTTTAAGAAGACAATAAGCAGCAAAAGGGAAGAATTGACAAATATTACCGATCACATGAACCTGCAG GTGGACAATCCTGTTGTAGTGCTAACTCAAGACACATCTCGCCAATTCCTTGCCTCGAGTAAACCAAAGGACAAATACCAGTTCTTCCTTAACGGAACTTCTCTTACACAACTCTCGGACGAGTATGAGACCATTCTGGAGAGTCTGAAAAAGACGGAAACTATTCTTCAAAG CAAACAAACAGTTGTCCCCGACCTCAAGCGCCAGTTCACCGAAGCACAAGGCAAATACCGTGAGGCACAGGCTGCTCAGCAGCAATCTCAGCGCGTGGATGATCTCGAAAAAGAATTGGCCTGGGCACATATGAAGAGGAAAAAGATT CAAATGGAAGCTCTTGTGACGGACCACGAGACTGGCAAGAAGAACGTGGAGAAGGCTCAGTCGCATGTTGATGGTGCAAAG AATGAGCTCAAAAAAGCAGAAGACGAGATAAACTCAGTGAATCAACAAGAAGCAGAAGATGACAACGCCGGCAGCCTTGAAGAGCAGCGAAGGAGAATCAGAGAGGATAtgaagagcaagaaggaTCGTTTAAGAGAGGCGAAG AGCCAAATGTCCGAAATGAACAACGCGCTACAACAATGTAACTCTGCAATTAAAGAGTTAACGGAAAAGATCAACGTCGAGGAAGCTAAGCTTCAAGACGATCGTCGTGGACTACGTGAAAAATTGAATTCGGACATGGAGCGCGTGACCAAGCAGAGCAAGATCGAGGAGTCAAATCTTAG CGAGTGCCAAGCGAACATCAAGAATCTGTCTCAGTTAATCCAAACCAAGCAAACGGAAAGACGCGAAGTAATAGACAGCAGGGAGAAACTCCGAGAGGCCATTACCTCGGTACAGCATAATATCAAGCGACTGGAAGACTCTCAACGCAACGCAATAAACAGATTTGGGTCGAATCTTCATCGTGCACTAGTTGATATTGACCGACACGCATGGAAGGGCCAAAAACCTCTTGGGCCTTTGGGTCAATATGTCGAGCTCAAGGACGGTCGCTGGGCGGAACTCATGAGGATATACTTAGGTGGTTTGATGGCTAGCTTTGCGGTCACCGATGCAAGAGATCGCGAGCCTTTGAGCAAAATCTTACAAAACCACGGAAACACGTACGTCTCCCGATGCTTGTTCGCAATAGGAC ACTTGTTCGATTACTCTCGTGGAGAACCACCTGCAGAAGTTCTTACCCCTTTGCGGATTTTGACT GTGAAGCACGAATGGGTGATCCGTCTTATGATTAACAGCGCTTTCATCGAGAGAACGTGCTTAACTCGGACGCGTGCTGAGGCTCAACAATTACTTGATACTGTACAGGGCGTGAACGTTGTTCTGAGTGCAGACTTGATGCGTTCGCAGAAGTATCCAGATGGAGGGTTTTTCACTAGCGGAATGCGCAAGTTGAGGTCAGAGGATCGGGCGAATTGGTATTTCACTGCAACAGGCTCTGATGAGCAAATCAG GATCGAAAGGGAAAAGCTCGCTTCgctggaagaagagtatAAGAGTATTGAGCCAAGGTTAAACGAAATAGATACCGAGGGCAAGGCCATGTCCATGAAGATCAGGGAACTTCAG AAATCTGAGACCAATATTCGTGCAAAGGTATTCAAACTCAAGGATGAGCGTGCAAGGTTGAACGAGcaagcagaagaagaagctccGGCTAGCGTGCAGGGACTCCAAGAAGCCCGCAAG gaagaagaggaacgcAAGCAATCTATCCTCGACCAGTTCAAGGCCGTTGCCGAGCGCGAAGCAGTGCTGAATAGTGAACTCAAACCGTTGGTTGAGAAACTCGATAACATTCGTAAACAGGCCGAACAGACTGAGCGCCGGAACATTGAAAACAAG CGGAAACTGGAGCCGTTACTAGAACGTCGTCTGATGGCTGTCAAGAAAGTAGAGCACTATCAGAAGAAGCTCGAAGATGCCATGAAAGATTTAGAAGAAGCTGCTCAAGCGGAAGGAATTGTGGTGACCGAATATGAT GAGTGGCTCCGAGAAGCTTTGACAATTTCTCAGCCTATCGAGACGGATAGGACCCCTGAAAGTATTGATGCTGAAATAGAAATCATTAAGAAAGCTCTGAGGGATCGCGAGcgaag ACATGGCCAGAGCATTGAGGAGATTGCCCAAGAAGTCCAATCTACTCAAGAAGCACTGGACAAGACTAGACAAG AACTTAAGTCAATTAAATCCTTCAACAAGGGACTACAACTTGCTATGAACCTTCGTCTCGACACTTGGCACATCTTCCGTCGGCATATTTCCTTGCGTACTAAGCAGCAGTTTTCTT ATTATCTTGGGCAGCGTGGGTACCGTGGAAGCATTGATTTCGACCACAAGTCACACACCCTCGACCTTCGTGTCATCACGGACGAGGcgaatccacatgccaaaGATAAAG ATCCTAAGGCATTATCTGGAGGTGAAAAGTCCTTCTCAACTATCTGTCTTTTGATGTCGTTGTGGGAGGCACTTGGATGCCCAATTCGGTGTTTGGACGAATTTGACGTCTTCATGGATCAGGTAAACCGACATATTGCAATGCAAACCATG GTTTCAACCGCTAAGGCAAGCGACAAGAAG CAATATATCATCATCACCCCGCTCGATGTTAGTTCAAATATTG CCGCGGGAGTAAGAATTCACAAGATGGCGGATCCAGAACGTGGCCAAACCCAACTGCCTTACGTTGCGGCTTAG